From the genome of Nicotiana sylvestris chromosome 2, ASM39365v2, whole genome shotgun sequence, one region includes:
- the LOC138882785 gene encoding uncharacterized protein, producing MVEGSKQWHEKLPFALLGYRTTVRTFIGITPYLLLYGTEAVIPAEVEIPSLRIVAEAEIDDDEWVKARLEQLSLIDEKRLAAVFHGQLYQKRMARAYNKRVRPRKFEVGQQVLKRILPHQVEAKSKFAPNWQGPYVVTRVLSNGALCLTDVEGRYVNMAINSDAVKRYYA from the coding sequence atggtggaagggtccaaacaatggcacgagaaattaccctttgccttgttaggttatcgcactacgGTCCGGACTTTCATAGGtataactccttatttgttgttatacggaactgaggcagtaataccagcggaggtcgaaattccatccctccggattgtcgctgaagccgagattgatgatgatgaatgggttaaAGCTCGTTTAGAGCAGCTGagcttaatagatgaaaaaagattggcagcagtgtttcatggccagttgtatcagaaaagaatggcaagagcgtacaataAAAGGgtacgccccagaaaatttgaagtagggcagcaggtattgaaacggatcctcccgcatcaggtcgaagcaaaaagcaagttcgccccaaattggcaagggccttatgtcgtgaccagagtgttgtccaacggcgctTTGTGCCtaacagatgtcgagggaagatatgtcaacatggctatcaattctgatgcagtcaaaagatattatgcgtaa